One genomic segment of Pseudomonas fortuita includes these proteins:
- a CDS encoding gamma-glutamyl-gamma-aminobutyrate hydrolase family protein: MSANAVPLIGVSACRQQVGKNSSHTVGDKYVEAAGFAGLPLILPARDGGSDTQALLARLHGIVFTGSPSNIEPHHYNGAPSAAGTRHDLARDRLTLPLLQAAIAAGVPVFCICRGYQELNVALGGSLHQRVQELPGYLDHREPEDAPLEVQYGARHLVGIEPGGLFERLGLAEQFEVNSLHSQGIERLAPGLRVEARAPDGLIEAVSMPAAPGFVLGVQWHPEWRFTENPVSLRLFQAFREACIAYAAREGARQETV, translated from the coding sequence ATGAGCGCAAATGCGGTCCCCCTGATCGGTGTCAGCGCCTGCCGCCAGCAGGTGGGGAAGAACTCGTCGCATACAGTAGGCGACAAGTATGTCGAGGCGGCCGGCTTTGCCGGTTTGCCGCTGATCTTGCCGGCCCGTGACGGCGGCAGTGACACGCAGGCGCTGCTGGCCCGTCTGCACGGCATTGTTTTTACCGGCTCGCCTTCAAATATCGAACCGCATCATTACAATGGCGCCCCTAGCGCGGCGGGTACCCGGCACGATCTGGCGCGCGATCGCCTGACCCTGCCGCTGCTGCAGGCGGCAATTGCCGCTGGTGTGCCGGTGTTCTGCATCTGCCGTGGTTATCAGGAACTGAATGTGGCGTTGGGTGGCAGCCTGCACCAGCGCGTGCAGGAATTGCCCGGTTACCTTGACCACCGCGAACCTGAGGACGCACCCCTGGAGGTGCAATACGGCGCTCGTCACCTTGTCGGCATCGAGCCAGGCGGGTTGTTCGAGCGCCTGGGGCTGGCTGAGCAGTTCGAGGTCAACTCGCTGCACAGTCAAGGCATCGAACGCCTGGCGCCCGGCCTGCGTGTCGAGGCGCGGGCCCCGGATGGCCTGATCGAAGCGGTGTCCATGCCCGCAGCGCCGGGCTTTGTGCTCGGCGTGCAGTGGCACCCGGAATGGCGCTTCACCGAAAACCCGGTTTCGCTGCGCCTGTTCCAGGCGTTTCGCGAGGCCTGCATTGCCTACGCAGCACGGGAGGGCGCACGGCAGGAAACAGTCTGA
- a CDS encoding glutamine synthetase family protein, with protein sequence MTSVTPCASSSSEMNDFLQAHPDTQYVDLLISDMNGVVRGKRIERASLHKVYEKGINLPASLFALDINGSTVESTGLGLDIGDADRICFPIPGTLSDEPWQKRPTAQLLMTMHEIEGAPFFADPREVLRQVVSKFDDLGLTICAAFELEFYLIDQDNLNGRPQPPRSPISGKRPQSTQVYLIDDLDEYADCLQDMLEAAKEQGLPADAIVKESAPAQFEVNLHHVADPLKACDYAILLKRLIKNVAYDHEMDTTFMAKPYPGQAGNGLHVHISLLDKKTGKNIFSSDDPLQSDTLRHAIGGVLETMPASMAFLCPNINSYRRFGAQFYVPNAPSWGLDNRTVAVRVPTDSSDNVRLEHRVAGADANPYLMLAAVLAGVHHGLTNKVEPDAPIEGNSYEQLEQSLPNNLRDALRALDDSEVLNQYISPDYIDIFVACKESELAEFEVSISDLEYNWYLHTV encoded by the coding sequence ATGACGTCGGTAACCCCGTGCGCCAGTTCTTCCAGCGAGATGAATGACTTCCTCCAGGCCCATCCGGACACACAGTACGTCGACCTGCTGATCTCCGACATGAATGGCGTGGTACGTGGCAAGCGCATCGAGCGGGCCAGCCTGCACAAGGTGTACGAGAAAGGCATCAACCTGCCGGCTTCGCTGTTCGCCCTGGACATCAACGGTTCCACGGTCGAAAGCACCGGCCTTGGCCTGGACATTGGCGATGCCGACCGCATCTGCTTCCCGATCCCCGGCACACTGTCGGACGAGCCATGGCAGAAACGCCCCACCGCCCAGCTGCTGATGACCATGCACGAGATCGAAGGCGCGCCGTTCTTTGCCGACCCGCGTGAAGTGCTGCGTCAGGTGGTGAGCAAGTTCGACGACCTGGGCCTTACGATTTGTGCTGCGTTCGAGCTGGAGTTCTACCTGATTGATCAGGACAACCTCAACGGCCGCCCGCAGCCGCCGCGCTCGCCCATTTCCGGCAAGCGTCCGCAGTCGACCCAGGTGTACCTGATCGACGACCTCGACGAATACGCCGACTGCCTGCAGGACATGCTCGAAGCGGCCAAGGAGCAGGGCCTGCCTGCCGATGCCATCGTCAAGGAAAGCGCCCCGGCGCAGTTCGAGGTCAACCTGCACCACGTGGCTGACCCGCTGAAGGCCTGCGACTACGCGATCCTGCTCAAGCGGCTGATCAAGAACGTGGCCTACGACCATGAAATGGACACCACCTTCATGGCCAAGCCCTACCCGGGCCAGGCAGGCAACGGCCTGCACGTGCATATTTCGTTGCTGGACAAGAAAACCGGCAAGAACATCTTCTCAAGCGATGACCCGCTGCAAAGCGACACGTTGCGCCACGCCATTGGTGGTGTGCTGGAGACGATGCCGGCATCGATGGCCTTCCTCTGCCCGAACATCAACTCCTACCGCCGCTTCGGTGCGCAGTTCTATGTGCCCAATGCGCCGAGCTGGGGCCTGGACAACCGCACCGTGGCCGTGCGCGTACCTACCGACAGCAGCGACAACGTGCGCCTGGAACACCGCGTGGCCGGCGCCGACGCCAACCCGTACCTGATGCTTGCGGCAGTCCTTGCCGGCGTGCACCACGGCCTGACCAACAAGGTCGAGCCGGATGCGCCGATCGAAGGCAACTCCTACGAGCAACTGGAACAGAGCCTGCCGAACAACCTGCGTGATGCCCTGCGCGCGCTGGACGACAGCGAAGTCCTCAACCAATACATCAGCCCGGACTACATCGATATCTTCGTGGCCTGCAAGGAAAGCGAACTGGCCGAGTTCGAAGTGTCGATCTCCGACCTTGAGTACAACTGGTACCTGCACACGGTGTAA
- a CDS encoding LysR family transcriptional regulator has translation MQYQITHADLSLVLALERGRSLAKAAELLKVDVSTVFRSIRRLESALGTALFVKSRKGYLPTDTAQALAEQAERAEQALEAARIAMTSGEQVVSGTVRVTCTEAVMHSLLLPALAEFMPNYPALSLEMGTSNTFANLSRRDADIALRLTNTPPEHLVGRNLGSTSYVVCGQPQWRERLAESAVSVPWIAPDDSMQDHPTVVWRNQQHPGLSPRYQCSGMSTIAQLVTAGLGVAALPDYMVHALPGVEALSGPLPGCDTQLWLLTRPDCRALRSVQTLFEELTPRLRGAML, from the coding sequence ATGCAATATCAGATCACCCACGCCGACCTCTCTCTGGTCCTGGCACTGGAGCGTGGCCGCTCGCTGGCCAAGGCCGCCGAGCTCCTCAAAGTCGACGTTTCGACGGTGTTCCGCTCGATCCGCCGGCTGGAGTCGGCGCTGGGCACCGCCTTGTTCGTCAAGAGCCGCAAGGGCTACCTGCCGACCGACACCGCGCAGGCCCTGGCCGAGCAGGCCGAGCGCGCCGAGCAGGCGCTGGAGGCGGCACGCATTGCCATGACCAGTGGCGAGCAGGTGGTCAGCGGCACGGTGCGGGTGACCTGCACCGAGGCGGTGATGCATAGCCTGCTGCTGCCGGCGCTGGCCGAGTTCATGCCCAACTACCCGGCCCTGTCGCTGGAGATGGGCACCTCGAATACCTTCGCCAACCTCAGCCGGCGTGACGCCGACATTGCCCTGCGCCTGACCAATACACCACCGGAGCACCTGGTAGGTCGCAACCTGGGGTCAACATCCTATGTGGTTTGCGGCCAGCCGCAGTGGCGCGAGCGCCTGGCAGAATCGGCCGTCAGCGTGCCATGGATCGCCCCCGACGACTCGATGCAGGACCACCCCACGGTGGTCTGGCGCAACCAGCAGCACCCTGGGTTGAGCCCGCGCTACCAGTGCAGCGGGATGTCGACCATCGCCCAGCTGGTAACCGCCGGCCTGGGCGTGGCGGCGCTGCCGGATTACATGGTGCACGCCCTGCCCGGCGTGGAAGCGCTGAGCGGACCGCTACCGGGTTGCGACACTCAGCTTTGGCTACTGACCCGGCCGGATTGCCGGGCGCTGCGCTCGGTGCAGACCTTGTTCGAAGAGCTGACGCCGCGGTTGCGTGGCGCGATGCTCTGA